The window AGGAACTCCTAATATTAAAAAATTAAAATTTTCAATATCTTTCTGAACAGTATTACTGATATCGTATAATACAGAAATATTATTGCCGATATATTTTTGAAGTAATTTAGCTATTTTTTCTGTATTTCCAGTATCACTACCAAAAAAAATACCTATTTTTTTCATTTTAATCTCCTATATAATAAAATATATTTTTAATATGAAAATATGTTCATGTATTCGAATTTATATATTTATACAAGAAAAATTTTATTTTTTTAAAAAGGAGATATTTAATACATTTTAAAACAAAAATTTATAAAAATATAAATTTATTATTCAATTAAAGTAAATTTTTATTTTCGAAATACAAAAAAGACATATATTTATATTAAATTTATATATAAAAATTCTATTTTATACATTTTATATAAAAAAATTATTTTTAAGTTAAAAATTGTTGCTCGATTTTTTTTTCTTTTATCTATATTATAACAATGTAATTGTAAAAATTTTTATAAATATGATAATTTTAAAAAATAAAAATGTTTTTTCTTTTTATATTTATTTAAATTTTTTTTAAAAATTTTATAAAAAAAATATTATTTGTTGTTAGTTAAATGGTAATTAATTTTAATTGCTACATTTATACAAAAATAGTTAAAAAAAATTTATTAATGAGAAAGATATCTTTATAAGTCATTTCTTCTAAGTTTAATATATTAAAACATAAATATTATGCAAAAAAATTTAGTTTGGTTTCGCAATGATCTACGTTTGTATGACAATACAGCTTTATATCAAGCATGTAAGTCTGAAAAAGATAAAGTGATAGGTTTATTTATTGCCACTCCGAAGCAATGGAACAATCATTATATATCTAAAAAAAAAATATCTTTTATTTATTATCATTTAGTTTCTTTACAAAAAGAATTATTAAAATTAAATATTATCTTACATTATCATGAATCTACTGATTTTTTAAATTCTATAGAATACCTTATTTTTTTTTGCAATCAACATAAAATAAATAATTTATTTTATAATTATCAATATGAAATAAATGAACGTAATCGAGACTATTTAGTAAAAAAAAAATTATCTGAAAAAGGATTTTGTGTAAAAGGTTTTCACGATAACCTTTTATTTCCTAGTGAAGAAATCAGAAACAAAAAAAATGAAACATATAAAATTTTTACTTTTTTTAAAAAAAAAGCTATACAGTATTTGCATACCAATACACCTACCTGTTTTCCCATTCCTGCTAAAAGAAAACCTGATAGAGATATTTTTTTAAATTCTATTTCTTCAAACGATTTAATTTTGAATTTTAATAAAAATATTTTTCCAATTGGAGAAAAAAATGCTGTTAAACGCTTAAGAAATTTTTTCTTGCATAAGATCAAAAATTATTCTTTTGAACGAGATTTTCCTTTTTTAGATAGTACTAGTATGTTATCTCCATATTTATCTGCAGGAATAATATCATCTCGATATTGTTTAATAATGATTTTAAAAACAAATAATAATATTTCATCAAATGTTCTTCTTACTTCCTCTTGGTTTAATCAAATATTATGGCGTGAATTTTATTACCATTTATTAATTAGATTCCCCAAAATTAGTAAATCCGAATCATTAGTTGCATGGGAAAAAGAAATTAATTGGACAAACAATACAAAATATTTTAATGCTTGGAAAGAAGGAAATACAGGTTTTCCGATAATAGATGCTGGTATGAGACAATTAAATGAGCTAGGTTGGATGCATAATAGATTAAGAATGATTACATCTAGTTTCTTGGTAAAAAACCTTTTAATTAATTGGAGGGAAGGAGAGAAGTATTTTATCTCTCATTTAATTGATGGGGATTTAGCTCTAAATAGTGGAGGATGGCAATGGTCAGCATCAGTAGGTTGTGATTCTGTACCCTACATCCGAATTTTTAATCCATTACATCAATCAAAATCTTTTGATAGATCAGGCAATTTCATAAAGAAATTTATTCCAGAATTAAAAAATGTTCCTAATTATTATATTCATCAACCACATGAATGGTCAAGTAAACAACATTTTAAAATAGACTATCCTGTCCCCATTATCAATTATAACGATAGCA is drawn from Buchnera aphidicola (Macrosiphum gaurae) and contains these coding sequences:
- the phrB gene encoding deoxyribodipyrimidine photo-lyase encodes the protein MQKNLVWFRNDLRLYDNTALYQACKSEKDKVIGLFIATPKQWNNHYISKKKISFIYYHLVSLQKELLKLNIILHYHESTDFLNSIEYLIFFCNQHKINNLFYNYQYEINERNRDYLVKKKLSEKGFCVKGFHDNLLFPSEEIRNKKNETYKIFTFFKKKAIQYLHTNTPTCFPIPAKRKPDRDIFLNSISSNDLILNFNKNIFPIGEKNAVKRLRNFFLHKIKNYSFERDFPFLDSTSMLSPYLSAGIISSRYCLIMILKTNNNISSNVLLTSSWFNQILWREFYYHLLIRFPKISKSESLVAWEKEINWTNNTKYFNAWKEGNTGFPIIDAGMRQLNELGWMHNRLRMITSSFLVKNLLINWREGEKYFISHLIDGDLALNSGGWQWSASVGCDSVPYIRIFNPLHQSKSFDRSGNFIKKFIPELKNVPNYYIHQPHEWSSKQHFKIDYPVPIINYNDSRKKSLSIFNQARLKFKK